A section of the Bombus fervidus isolate BK054 chromosome 9, iyBomFerv1, whole genome shotgun sequence genome encodes:
- the LOC139990737 gene encoding acyl-coenzyme A oxidase 1-like, with amino-acid sequence MKHQKMAVQKDLQYERNRCTFDPVEVTYFFDGSPEETKKRRDQEQFFSDVLALKENMSMNYKSHKEVYEDSLRIIHNIFSKIKKLQLPKMEEYVKIFSARFGSALFQYGNPFLLHYAMFIPTLMGQANSEQQAYWINRVWPGDVIGTYAQTELGHGTFLRGLETTATYDPETKEFVLKSPTLTSYKWWPGGLGQTANHAIVVAQLYTQGKCRGIHPFIVQLRDVETHEPLKGIIIGEIGTKLGMNGANNGFLGFRDFRIPRENMLMKNSKVLEDGTYVKSANDKLTYGTMVFVRVMLLTDLLHYLTKAVTIAVRYSVVRRQGQINPEQPEVQILDYVTQQYKIFPHIATCFAIKVTASWVWDMYNTVQTQLHQNDYEKLPELHSLSCCLKAVVSADTAAGIEHLRLSCGGHGYMTGSNLPTLYGLATAVCTYEGENTVLLLQTARYLVKSWKRAMDGDSLPESVEYLNEAAKGVKHRRWSNDLECLIDAYNAVAAESIRLAAEHLERRIRDGVPTEEAWNQTSIELAHCAEAHARVFIVKTFAKSIKQLNSKSEEFRQVLFQLCELYMVYWALRNVGNFLRFSSMQKEHVQTLHSRLEYLLMTIRRNAVGIVDGFDFDDHILCSALGAYDGNVYERLFQEAMRSPLNRETVNMSFKKYIQPFVKSNL; translated from the exons ATGAAGCACCAAAAAATGGCCGTGCAGAAGGATCTACAATATGAACGTAATAGGTGTACGTTTGATCCTGTGGAAGTTACCTATTTTTTCGATGGTAGTccagaagaaacgaagaaacgtcGTGATCAAG aacAATTTTTTTCGGATGTTCTGgcgttaaaagaaaatatgtcCATGAACTATAAGAGCCATAAAGAAGTATATGAAGATTCTTTACGAATTATccataatattttttccaaaattaaaaaattacaactcCCGAAAATGGAGGAATATGT GAAAATCTTTTCGGCAAGATTTGGATCTGCACTATTTCAATATGGAAATCCATTCCTCCTGCATTATGCTATGTTTATACCCACTCTTATGGGACAAGCAAATTCTGAACAGCAAGCATATTGGATAAACAGAGTTTGGCCCGGCGATGTTATAGGAACATATGCGCAG ACCGAACTAGGCCATGGAACGTTTCTCAGGGGTTTGGAAACTACCGCAACCTACGATCCCGAAACGAAAGAGTTTGTTTTAAAAAGTCCAACTTTGACATCCTACAAATGGTGGCCAGGTGGAC tgGGTCAAACTGCAAACCATGCAATAGTCGTAGCGCAATTATACACCCAGGGAAAATGTAGGGGAATTCATCCTTTCATTGTACAATTAAGAGATGTGGAGACACATGAACCTTTAAAGG GCATTATAATTGGAGAAATTGGAACAAAATTGGGGATGAACGGTGCCAACAATGGCTTTCTTGGATTTCGTGACTTTAGGATACCACGGGAGAATATGTTGATGAAGAATTCCAag GTACTAGAAGATGGAACATACGTAAAATCTGCAAATGATAAGTTAACGTATGGTACAATGGTGTTCGTTCGAGTAATGTTGCTGACGGATCTCCTACACTATTTAACGAAAGCTGTTACTATTGCGGTTCGATACAGCGTAGTAAGACGTCAGGGTCAAATAAATCCGGA acaaCCAGAGGTGCAGATTCTCGATTACGTAACTCAACAATACAAAATCTTCCCTCATATTGCCACATGTTTCGCAATAAAAGTTACTGCCAGTTGGGTTTGGGATATGTATAATACGGTACAAACTCAATTGCACCAGAATGATTATGAAAAACTACCGGAG CTGCATTCTTTGTCATGTTGCCTGAAAGCAGTTGTATCTGCAGATACAGCAGCTGGAATAGAGCATCTTCGGTTATCTTGTGGTGGACATGGTTACATGACTGGCAGCAATCTGCCAACACTTTACGGATTGGCCACCGCAGTCTGTACTTACGAAGGGGAAAATACAGTCCTACTTTTGCAAACAGCTAGGTACCTCGTAAAATCATGGAAACGAGCTATGGATGGTGATTCATTGCCAGAATCTGTAGAGTATCTTAACGAAGCAGCAAAAGGAGTAAAACATCGTCGTTGGAGTAACGATTTGGAATGTCTGATTGATGCGTACAACGCTGTAGCCGCAGA ATCTATTCGTTTAGCAGCAGAACATTTGGAGCGCAGGATACGTGATGGAGTTCCGACGGAGGAGGCGTGGAACCAAACGAGTATCGAACTAGCTCATTGTGCGGAAGCTCACGCTCGAGTCTTCATTGTAAAAACATTTGCAAAATCTATTAAACAGTTAAACTCGAAGTCTGAAGAATTTCGTCAAGTATTGTTTCAACTTTGCGAACTATATATGGTATATTGGGCTTTGAGGAACGTCGGTAATTTTCTTCGG ttttcttctATGCAGAAAGAGCATGTTCAGACACTTCATTCACGCTTGGAAtatttgttgatgacaatcCGTCGAAATGCTGTAGGAATCGTTGACGGTTTCGATTTCGATGACCATATTCTTTGTTCGGCTTTGGGTGCTTACGATGGTAACGTTTACGAACGATTGTTCCAAGAAGCCATGAGGAGTCCTCTGAACCGTGAAACTGTGAACATGTCTTTTAAAAAGTACATACAGCCATTCGTTAAGAGTAATTTATAG
- the Sdc gene encoding syndecan, giving the protein MQPRIYWILISTAVILAGCNAATEKDQNEKERTAGGSSTYNTSDDIYLDDQEFLEGSGRGGSEGRDTEASGSGLGPDDEDGDDDHDFNTNNRIEPPPQRPVDQPKVPYSVDEPSVKTKEQTIIEPVNRPDNEVDVIEPLDVEDDSESTDDHHDVYIMNPKHEDRASSFFAQPGVLAAVIGGAVVGLLCAILVVMFIVYRMRKKDEGSYALDEPRRSPAAQAFPKPGAPHHNREFYA; this is encoded by the exons AAGGATCAAAACGAAAAAGAGAGGACAGCGGGAGGAAGTTCGACGTACAACACGTCGGACGACATCTATTTGGACGACCAGGAATTTTTAGAGGGATCTGGTCGAGGAGGCAGCGAAGGTCGCGATACTGAAGCATCCGGAAGTGGCCTTGGACCGGACGACGAGGACGGCGACGACGATCAcg ATTTTAATACCAACAACAGGATAGAACCGCCTCCTCAAAGGCCGGTAGACCAACCAAAAGTACCATACTCCGTCGACGAACCAAGTGTTAAAACTAAAGAACAG ACGATCATCGAGCCCGTAAACCGACCCGACAACGAGGTCGATGTAATCGAGCCCTTAGATGTCGAGGACGACTCGGAAAGCACCGACGACCACCACGACGTATACATCATGAACCCGAAACACGAGGACCGTGCCAGCTCTTTCTTTGCTCAGCCAGGTGTGCTGGCAG CGGTAATTGGTGGAGCGGTAGTTGGCCTGCTTTGCGCAATCCTGGTGGTAATGTTCATCGTGTATAGGATGCGCAAGAAGgacgagggctcgtacgcccTAGATGAGCCAAGAAGATCACCAGCGGCGCAGGCATTCCCTAAGCCCGGTGCGCCGCATCACAATCGAGAATTCTACGCTTGA